From Etheostoma spectabile isolate EspeVRDwgs_2016 chromosome 19, UIUC_Espe_1.0, whole genome shotgun sequence, the proteins below share one genomic window:
- the LOC116706976 gene encoding galectin-3-binding protein A isoform X2: MLAPRNIFTLWLLLLLHDVSESATGFDWFNRERNPVPQEGDVRLFGGSASEGRVEIYHEGYWGTVCDDGWDMAEAQVVCRQLHFPGAKSVVIGKDYGKASGPIWLDDLTCKGTENHLFKCAFKSWGTTDCSHKEDVGVICETTGTNLTISDSTHSLDHSISLSDELGQIFDSGNGCDFQILVQSATGNRNEDGAPEMVATTICTHKIVLSQFPLFNASEGMTSITVPISQSCQPHFTSFIRYIYTRKVDVTFSSAQCLHWMAYKFGVKQLMEDTGRLFSKILPEDPLFKTQVSLYEYAEETGDLVLQENCIQYLAWNYQNLTRSPAWTHLSVDLLGSLLTRSDLVVPDEYFVLQTVESWITEKGNSTSMKTQLDLLNRIRFPMIPAEVLYNLEDNSSLYSTHEKVYRENILEAFQFNVLLFSDLMSNPKFNRENDHFQPRFYTAKPWSTVIIPDQTSSFNHYQYGGHQTPTKSLTTPVHNSMIFKRNMVNWEANVFKNQYECSNRGLRCDSLPMARLITYNQLTDQRNVIFRNRLLLICQGKYICHVQDFKANTAYVNGSQVLTYPCPDNQYTYRFVVRPEYV; encoded by the exons ATGCTTGCACCAAGAAACATATTCACTCTGTGGCTTCTGCTACTTCTCCATGATGTCTCTGAAAGTGCAACGGGATTTGACTGGTTCA ATAGAGAAAGAAACCCTGTGCCGCAGGAAGGTGATGTGAGGCTGTTTGGCGGCAGTGCTTCTGAGGGCCGTGTGGAAATCTACCATGAGGGTTATTGGGGAACGGTGTGTGACGATGGCTGGGACATGGCCGAGGCCCAAGTGGTGTGTCGTCAGCTCCACTTCCCGGGAGCCAAGTCTGTTGTCATTGGGAAGGACTACGGAAAAG CATCTGGACCTATTTGGCTGGATGATTTAACATGTAAAGGCACAGAGAACCACCTGTTTAAATGTGCGTTCAAAAGCTGGGGAACAACGGACTGCAGCCACAAAGAGGACGTTGGAGTTATTTGCGAAACAACTG GCACCAATCTGACCATCAGTGATTCGACACACTCACTGGACCACAGCATCAGTCTGTCTGATGAACTCGGCCAAATCTTTGACAGCGGGAATGGCTGTGACTTCCAGATCTTGGTCCAGAGTGCAACTGGAAACAGAAATGAGGATGGGGCCCCGGAGATGGTTGCGACAACGATTTGCACACACAAAATTGTCCTCTCACAATTCCCACTCTTCAATGCTTCAGAGGGGATGACGAGCATCACGGTCCCCATAAGCCAGTCTTGCCAACCACATTTTACCTCCTTCATCAG GTACATTTACACCCGCAAGGTGGATGTGACCTTCTCCTCTGCCCAGTGCCTCCACTGGATGGCGTATAAGTTTGGGGTGAAGCAGCTGATGGAGGACACAGGCCGGCTGTTCTCTAAAATCCTCCCAGAAGACCCCTTGTTTAAAACCCAGGTGTCCCTTTACGAATATGCAGAGGAGACTGGGGACTTGGTCCTCCAGGAGAACTGTATTCAGTATCTGGCCTGGAACTACCAAAATCTGACCAGGTCCCCCGCTTGGACCCACCTCTCCGTTGACCTCCTTGGATCCCTTCTAACCCGCTCAGACCTGGTGGTGCCAGATGAATATTTTGTGCTTCAGACTGTGGAGAGCTGGATCACAGAGAAGGGCAACTCGACCAGTATGAAAACCCAACTTGACCTGTTGAATCGCATACGTTTCCCTATGATCCCCGCGGAAGTACTGTATAACCTGGAGGACAACTCTTCTCTCTACAGCACTCATGAGAAAGTGTATCGTGAAAACATCTTGGAAGCATTCCAGTTTAATGTTCTTCTTTTTAGCGATCTGATGTCCAACCCAAAGTTCAACAGAGAAAATGATCATTTCCAGCCCAGGTTCTACACCGCTAAGCCATGGAGCACTGTTATAATTCCAGATCAAACAAGCAGTTTCAATCATTATCAATACGGGGGGCATCAAACCCCAACCAAGTCGCTCACCACACCTGTCCACAACAGTATGATCTTTAAGCGCAACATGGTTAACTGGGAGGCAAATGTCTTCAAAAACCAATATGAATGTTCAAACCGAGGCCTGAGGTGCGACTCGTTGCCTATGGCAAGGCTGATTACCTACAACCAACTCACCGATCAGAGAAACGTCATCTTTCGTAACCGGCTCCTGCTTATCTGCCAAGGCAAGTACATCTGTCATGTCCAGGACTTCAAGGCCAACACGGCTTATGTGAATGGGTCCCAGGTTCTGACCTATCCCTGTCCTGATAACCAGTACACCTACCGCTTCGTAGTGAGACCAGAGTATGTCTGA
- the LOC116706976 gene encoding galectin-3-binding protein A isoform X3, which produces MLAPRNIFTLWLLLLLHDVSESATGFDWFSEERNPVPQEGDVRLFGGSASEGRVEIYHEGYWGTVCDDGWDMAEAQVVCRQLHFPGAKSVVIGKDYGKASGPIWLDDLTCKGTENHLFKCAFKSWGTTDCSHKEDVGVICETTGTNLTISDSTHSLDHSISLSDELGQIFDSGNGCDFQILVQSATGNRNEDGAPEMVATTICTHKIVLSQFPLFNASEGMTSITVPISQSCQPHFTSFIRYIYTRKVDVTFSSAQCLHWMAYKFGVKQLMEDTGRLFSKILPEDPLFKTQVSLYEYAEETGDLVLQENCIQYLAWNYQNLTRSPAWTHLSVDLLGSLLTRSDLVVPDEYFVLQTVESWITEKGNSTSMKTQLDLLNRIRFPMIPAEVLYNLEDNSSLYSTHEKVYRENILEAFQFNVLLFSDLMSNPKFNRENDHFQPRFYTAKPWSTVIIPDQTSSFNHYQYGGHQTPTKSLTTPVHNSMIFKRNMVNWEANVFKNQYECSNRGLRCDSLPMARLITYNQLTDQRNVIFRNRLLLICQGKYICHVQDFKANTAYVNGSQVLTYPCPDNQYTYRFVVRPEYV; this is translated from the exons ATGCTTGCACCAAGAAACATATTCACTCTGTGGCTTCTGCTACTTCTCCATGATGTCTCTGAAAGTGCAACGGGATTTGACTGGTTCAGTGA AGAAAGAAACCCTGTGCCGCAGGAAGGTGATGTGAGGCTGTTTGGCGGCAGTGCTTCTGAGGGCCGTGTGGAAATCTACCATGAGGGTTATTGGGGAACGGTGTGTGACGATGGCTGGGACATGGCCGAGGCCCAAGTGGTGTGTCGTCAGCTCCACTTCCCGGGAGCCAAGTCTGTTGTCATTGGGAAGGACTACGGAAAAG CATCTGGACCTATTTGGCTGGATGATTTAACATGTAAAGGCACAGAGAACCACCTGTTTAAATGTGCGTTCAAAAGCTGGGGAACAACGGACTGCAGCCACAAAGAGGACGTTGGAGTTATTTGCGAAACAACTG GCACCAATCTGACCATCAGTGATTCGACACACTCACTGGACCACAGCATCAGTCTGTCTGATGAACTCGGCCAAATCTTTGACAGCGGGAATGGCTGTGACTTCCAGATCTTGGTCCAGAGTGCAACTGGAAACAGAAATGAGGATGGGGCCCCGGAGATGGTTGCGACAACGATTTGCACACACAAAATTGTCCTCTCACAATTCCCACTCTTCAATGCTTCAGAGGGGATGACGAGCATCACGGTCCCCATAAGCCAGTCTTGCCAACCACATTTTACCTCCTTCATCAG GTACATTTACACCCGCAAGGTGGATGTGACCTTCTCCTCTGCCCAGTGCCTCCACTGGATGGCGTATAAGTTTGGGGTGAAGCAGCTGATGGAGGACACAGGCCGGCTGTTCTCTAAAATCCTCCCAGAAGACCCCTTGTTTAAAACCCAGGTGTCCCTTTACGAATATGCAGAGGAGACTGGGGACTTGGTCCTCCAGGAGAACTGTATTCAGTATCTGGCCTGGAACTACCAAAATCTGACCAGGTCCCCCGCTTGGACCCACCTCTCCGTTGACCTCCTTGGATCCCTTCTAACCCGCTCAGACCTGGTGGTGCCAGATGAATATTTTGTGCTTCAGACTGTGGAGAGCTGGATCACAGAGAAGGGCAACTCGACCAGTATGAAAACCCAACTTGACCTGTTGAATCGCATACGTTTCCCTATGATCCCCGCGGAAGTACTGTATAACCTGGAGGACAACTCTTCTCTCTACAGCACTCATGAGAAAGTGTATCGTGAAAACATCTTGGAAGCATTCCAGTTTAATGTTCTTCTTTTTAGCGATCTGATGTCCAACCCAAAGTTCAACAGAGAAAATGATCATTTCCAGCCCAGGTTCTACACCGCTAAGCCATGGAGCACTGTTATAATTCCAGATCAAACAAGCAGTTTCAATCATTATCAATACGGGGGGCATCAAACCCCAACCAAGTCGCTCACCACACCTGTCCACAACAGTATGATCTTTAAGCGCAACATGGTTAACTGGGAGGCAAATGTCTTCAAAAACCAATATGAATGTTCAAACCGAGGCCTGAGGTGCGACTCGTTGCCTATGGCAAGGCTGATTACCTACAACCAACTCACCGATCAGAGAAACGTCATCTTTCGTAACCGGCTCCTGCTTATCTGCCAAGGCAAGTACATCTGTCATGTCCAGGACTTCAAGGCCAACACGGCTTATGTGAATGGGTCCCAGGTTCTGACCTATCCCTGTCCTGATAACCAGTACACCTACCGCTTCGTAGTGAGACCAGAGTATGTCTGA
- the LOC116706976 gene encoding galectin-3-binding protein A isoform X1 has product MLAPRNIFTLWLLLLLHDVSESATGFDWFKYRERNPVPQEGDVRLFGGSASEGRVEIYHEGYWGTVCDDGWDMAEAQVVCRQLHFPGAKSVVIGKDYGKASGPIWLDDLTCKGTENHLFKCAFKSWGTTDCSHKEDVGVICETTGTNLTISDSTHSLDHSISLSDELGQIFDSGNGCDFQILVQSATGNRNEDGAPEMVATTICTHKIVLSQFPLFNASEGMTSITVPISQSCQPHFTSFIRYIYTRKVDVTFSSAQCLHWMAYKFGVKQLMEDTGRLFSKILPEDPLFKTQVSLYEYAEETGDLVLQENCIQYLAWNYQNLTRSPAWTHLSVDLLGSLLTRSDLVVPDEYFVLQTVESWITEKGNSTSMKTQLDLLNRIRFPMIPAEVLYNLEDNSSLYSTHEKVYRENILEAFQFNVLLFSDLMSNPKFNRENDHFQPRFYTAKPWSTVIIPDQTSSFNHYQYGGHQTPTKSLTTPVHNSMIFKRNMVNWEANVFKNQYECSNRGLRCDSLPMARLITYNQLTDQRNVIFRNRLLLICQGKYICHVQDFKANTAYVNGSQVLTYPCPDNQYTYRFVVRPEYV; this is encoded by the exons ATGCTTGCACCAAGAAACATATTCACTCTGTGGCTTCTGCTACTTCTCCATGATGTCTCTGAAAGTGCAACGGGATTTGACTGGTTCA AAT ATAGAGAAAGAAACCCTGTGCCGCAGGAAGGTGATGTGAGGCTGTTTGGCGGCAGTGCTTCTGAGGGCCGTGTGGAAATCTACCATGAGGGTTATTGGGGAACGGTGTGTGACGATGGCTGGGACATGGCCGAGGCCCAAGTGGTGTGTCGTCAGCTCCACTTCCCGGGAGCCAAGTCTGTTGTCATTGGGAAGGACTACGGAAAAG CATCTGGACCTATTTGGCTGGATGATTTAACATGTAAAGGCACAGAGAACCACCTGTTTAAATGTGCGTTCAAAAGCTGGGGAACAACGGACTGCAGCCACAAAGAGGACGTTGGAGTTATTTGCGAAACAACTG GCACCAATCTGACCATCAGTGATTCGACACACTCACTGGACCACAGCATCAGTCTGTCTGATGAACTCGGCCAAATCTTTGACAGCGGGAATGGCTGTGACTTCCAGATCTTGGTCCAGAGTGCAACTGGAAACAGAAATGAGGATGGGGCCCCGGAGATGGTTGCGACAACGATTTGCACACACAAAATTGTCCTCTCACAATTCCCACTCTTCAATGCTTCAGAGGGGATGACGAGCATCACGGTCCCCATAAGCCAGTCTTGCCAACCACATTTTACCTCCTTCATCAG GTACATTTACACCCGCAAGGTGGATGTGACCTTCTCCTCTGCCCAGTGCCTCCACTGGATGGCGTATAAGTTTGGGGTGAAGCAGCTGATGGAGGACACAGGCCGGCTGTTCTCTAAAATCCTCCCAGAAGACCCCTTGTTTAAAACCCAGGTGTCCCTTTACGAATATGCAGAGGAGACTGGGGACTTGGTCCTCCAGGAGAACTGTATTCAGTATCTGGCCTGGAACTACCAAAATCTGACCAGGTCCCCCGCTTGGACCCACCTCTCCGTTGACCTCCTTGGATCCCTTCTAACCCGCTCAGACCTGGTGGTGCCAGATGAATATTTTGTGCTTCAGACTGTGGAGAGCTGGATCACAGAGAAGGGCAACTCGACCAGTATGAAAACCCAACTTGACCTGTTGAATCGCATACGTTTCCCTATGATCCCCGCGGAAGTACTGTATAACCTGGAGGACAACTCTTCTCTCTACAGCACTCATGAGAAAGTGTATCGTGAAAACATCTTGGAAGCATTCCAGTTTAATGTTCTTCTTTTTAGCGATCTGATGTCCAACCCAAAGTTCAACAGAGAAAATGATCATTTCCAGCCCAGGTTCTACACCGCTAAGCCATGGAGCACTGTTATAATTCCAGATCAAACAAGCAGTTTCAATCATTATCAATACGGGGGGCATCAAACCCCAACCAAGTCGCTCACCACACCTGTCCACAACAGTATGATCTTTAAGCGCAACATGGTTAACTGGGAGGCAAATGTCTTCAAAAACCAATATGAATGTTCAAACCGAGGCCTGAGGTGCGACTCGTTGCCTATGGCAAGGCTGATTACCTACAACCAACTCACCGATCAGAGAAACGTCATCTTTCGTAACCGGCTCCTGCTTATCTGCCAAGGCAAGTACATCTGTCATGTCCAGGACTTCAAGGCCAACACGGCTTATGTGAATGGGTCCCAGGTTCTGACCTATCCCTGTCCTGATAACCAGTACACCTACCGCTTCGTAGTGAGACCAGAGTATGTCTGA
- the LOC116706978 gene encoding soluble calcium-activated nucleotidase 1 isoform X3 yields the protein MDNMHTGQSLARPPSSMPAPAGFTRLEQNEPLNTLRISVGGLPMLASMANTTDPRFRLKWRPIVAVAFSLAVLILLFIHLSMGLRSHSYDSPSWRAMHSDAQWSDSHYNDTYPLSRPEQTPRGTRYRIGVIADLDTSSRSDKKLTWFSYMRRGHLLLSQSGDKVAVEWDADRVVLESHLSEKGRGMELSELVVFNGKLYSVDDRTGIVYQIDGDKIVPWVILPDGDGSVAKGFKAEWLAVKDKHLYVGGLGKEWTTTQGEFVNNNPEWVKVVGFRGDVQHENWVPKYKSLKSAAGIQPPGYLIHESAAWSDILQRWFFLPRRASKERYEETADERRGTNLVLSCSPDFKDIIVSRVGPLNRTHGFSSFKFVPNTDDQIILALKSEEDAGKIATYVTAFTLDGRILLPETKIGDVKYEGLEFI from the exons atggacaacatgcaCACAGGGCAAA GTCTCGCTCGGCCTCCGTCCTCCATGCCTGCTCCTGCAGGCTTCACCCGACTGGAGCAGAATGAGCCTTTGAACACTCTACGGATCTCTGTCGGAGGACTCCCTATGTTGGCTTCCATGGCCAACACCACTGACCCTCGTTTCCGCCTTAAATGGAGGCCCATTGTGGCAGTGGCCTTCTCCCTGGCTGTGCTTATCCTGCTCTTCATCCACTTAAGCATGGGTTTGCGCTCCCACTCTTACGACTCACCCAGCTGGAGAGCCATGCACAGTGACGCCCAGTGGTCCGATTCCCATTACAACGACACCTACCCTCTCAGTCGACCGGAGCAAACGCCACGGGGCACCCGCTACCGCATTGGGGTCATTGCCGATCTGGACACAAGTTCTCGTAGTGACAAAAAGCTGACGTGGTTCAGCTACATGCGACGGGGGCACCTGTTGCTGTCCCAAAGTGGTGACAAGGTAGCAGTTGAATGGGATGCGGACAGGGTGGTGCTTGAAAGCCACCTTTCGGAGAAGGGCAGGGGTATGGAGCTGTCTGAGCTGGTGGTGTTCAACGGGAAGCTCTACAGCGTCGATGACAGGACGGGCATCGTCTACCAAATTGATGGTGACAAGATTGTGCCCTGGGTCATCTTACCCGACGGTGACGGCAGCGTTGCCAAAG GGTTCAAAGCCGAGTGGCTGGCGGTCAAGGACAAGCACCTGTATGTCGGCGGTCTGGGGAAAGAGTGGACCACCACTCAAGGCGAGTTTGTCAACAACAACCCAGAGTGGGTCAAAGTAGTGGGCTTCCGAGGGGATGTACAACATGAGAACTGGGTTCCCAAGTACAAATCCCTCAAGTCCGCTGCAGGGATACAGCCTCCAG GGTATCTCATCCACGAGTCAGCAGCGTGGAGCGACATCCTGCAGCGCTGGTTTTTCCTCCCTCGCCGCGCCAGCAAGGAGCGCTACGAGGAGACTGCCGACGAGCGTCGAGGCACGAACCTCGTCCTTAGCTGCTCGCCAGATTTCAAGGACATCATTGTAAGTCGAGTGGGACCACTTAACCGCACTCACGGATTCTCTTCCTTCAAGTTTGTCCCCAATACAGATGACCAGATCATCCTGGCTCTCAAGTCAGAGGAAGACGCCGGAAAGATTGCCACGTACGTCACGGCCTTCACGCTTGACGGACGCATCCTTTTACCTGAAACCAAGATCGGGGATGTAAAATATGAGGGCTTGGAGTTCATATAG
- the LOC116706978 gene encoding soluble calcium-activated nucleotidase 1 isoform X4 — protein sequence MPAPAGFTRLEQNEPLNTLRISVGGLPMLASMANTTDPRFRLKWRPIVAVAFSLAVLILLFIHLSMGLRSHSYDSPSWRAMHSDAQWSDSHYNDTYPLSRPEQTPRGTRYRIGVIADLDTSSRSDKKLTWFSYMRRGHLLLSQSGDKVAVEWDADRVVLESHLSEKGRGMELSELVVFNGKLYSVDDRTGIVYQIDGDKIVPWVILPDGDGSVAKGFKAEWLAVKDKHLYVGGLGKEWTTTQGEFVNNNPEWVKVVGFRGDVQHENWVPKYKSLKSAAGIQPPGYLIHESAAWSDILQRWFFLPRRASKERYEETADERRGTNLVLSCSPDFKDIIVSRVGPLNRTHGFSSFKFVPNTDDQIILALKSEEDAGKIATYVTAFTLDGRILLPETKIGDVKYEGLEFI from the exons ATGCCTGCTCCTGCAGGCTTCACCCGACTGGAGCAGAATGAGCCTTTGAACACTCTACGGATCTCTGTCGGAGGACTCCCTATGTTGGCTTCCATGGCCAACACCACTGACCCTCGTTTCCGCCTTAAATGGAGGCCCATTGTGGCAGTGGCCTTCTCCCTGGCTGTGCTTATCCTGCTCTTCATCCACTTAAGCATGGGTTTGCGCTCCCACTCTTACGACTCACCCAGCTGGAGAGCCATGCACAGTGACGCCCAGTGGTCCGATTCCCATTACAACGACACCTACCCTCTCAGTCGACCGGAGCAAACGCCACGGGGCACCCGCTACCGCATTGGGGTCATTGCCGATCTGGACACAAGTTCTCGTAGTGACAAAAAGCTGACGTGGTTCAGCTACATGCGACGGGGGCACCTGTTGCTGTCCCAAAGTGGTGACAAGGTAGCAGTTGAATGGGATGCGGACAGGGTGGTGCTTGAAAGCCACCTTTCGGAGAAGGGCAGGGGTATGGAGCTGTCTGAGCTGGTGGTGTTCAACGGGAAGCTCTACAGCGTCGATGACAGGACGGGCATCGTCTACCAAATTGATGGTGACAAGATTGTGCCCTGGGTCATCTTACCCGACGGTGACGGCAGCGTTGCCAAAG GGTTCAAAGCCGAGTGGCTGGCGGTCAAGGACAAGCACCTGTATGTCGGCGGTCTGGGGAAAGAGTGGACCACCACTCAAGGCGAGTTTGTCAACAACAACCCAGAGTGGGTCAAAGTAGTGGGCTTCCGAGGGGATGTACAACATGAGAACTGGGTTCCCAAGTACAAATCCCTCAAGTCCGCTGCAGGGATACAGCCTCCAG GGTATCTCATCCACGAGTCAGCAGCGTGGAGCGACATCCTGCAGCGCTGGTTTTTCCTCCCTCGCCGCGCCAGCAAGGAGCGCTACGAGGAGACTGCCGACGAGCGTCGAGGCACGAACCTCGTCCTTAGCTGCTCGCCAGATTTCAAGGACATCATTGTAAGTCGAGTGGGACCACTTAACCGCACTCACGGATTCTCTTCCTTCAAGTTTGTCCCCAATACAGATGACCAGATCATCCTGGCTCTCAAGTCAGAGGAAGACGCCGGAAAGATTGCCACGTACGTCACGGCCTTCACGCTTGACGGACGCATCCTTTTACCTGAAACCAAGATCGGGGATGTAAAATATGAGGGCTTGGAGTTCATATAG
- the LOC116706978 gene encoding soluble calcium-activated nucleotidase 1 isoform X2 has translation MTHGKRRRKGLARPPSSMPAPAGFTRLEQNEPLNTLRISVGGLPMLASMANTTDPRFRLKWRPIVAVAFSLAVLILLFIHLSMGLRSHSYDSPSWRAMHSDAQWSDSHYNDTYPLSRPEQTPRGTRYRIGVIADLDTSSRSDKKLTWFSYMRRGHLLLSQSGDKVAVEWDADRVVLESHLSEKGRGMELSELVVFNGKLYSVDDRTGIVYQIDGDKIVPWVILPDGDGSVAKGFKAEWLAVKDKHLYVGGLGKEWTTTQGEFVNNNPEWVKVVGFRGDVQHENWVPKYKSLKSAAGIQPPGYLIHESAAWSDILQRWFFLPRRASKERYEETADERRGTNLVLSCSPDFKDIIVSRVGPLNRTHGFSSFKFVPNTDDQIILALKSEEDAGKIATYVTAFTLDGRILLPETKIGDVKYEGLEFI, from the exons GTCTCGCTCGGCCTCCGTCCTCCATGCCTGCTCCTGCAGGCTTCACCCGACTGGAGCAGAATGAGCCTTTGAACACTCTACGGATCTCTGTCGGAGGACTCCCTATGTTGGCTTCCATGGCCAACACCACTGACCCTCGTTTCCGCCTTAAATGGAGGCCCATTGTGGCAGTGGCCTTCTCCCTGGCTGTGCTTATCCTGCTCTTCATCCACTTAAGCATGGGTTTGCGCTCCCACTCTTACGACTCACCCAGCTGGAGAGCCATGCACAGTGACGCCCAGTGGTCCGATTCCCATTACAACGACACCTACCCTCTCAGTCGACCGGAGCAAACGCCACGGGGCACCCGCTACCGCATTGGGGTCATTGCCGATCTGGACACAAGTTCTCGTAGTGACAAAAAGCTGACGTGGTTCAGCTACATGCGACGGGGGCACCTGTTGCTGTCCCAAAGTGGTGACAAGGTAGCAGTTGAATGGGATGCGGACAGGGTGGTGCTTGAAAGCCACCTTTCGGAGAAGGGCAGGGGTATGGAGCTGTCTGAGCTGGTGGTGTTCAACGGGAAGCTCTACAGCGTCGATGACAGGACGGGCATCGTCTACCAAATTGATGGTGACAAGATTGTGCCCTGGGTCATCTTACCCGACGGTGACGGCAGCGTTGCCAAAG GGTTCAAAGCCGAGTGGCTGGCGGTCAAGGACAAGCACCTGTATGTCGGCGGTCTGGGGAAAGAGTGGACCACCACTCAAGGCGAGTTTGTCAACAACAACCCAGAGTGGGTCAAAGTAGTGGGCTTCCGAGGGGATGTACAACATGAGAACTGGGTTCCCAAGTACAAATCCCTCAAGTCCGCTGCAGGGATACAGCCTCCAG GGTATCTCATCCACGAGTCAGCAGCGTGGAGCGACATCCTGCAGCGCTGGTTTTTCCTCCCTCGCCGCGCCAGCAAGGAGCGCTACGAGGAGACTGCCGACGAGCGTCGAGGCACGAACCTCGTCCTTAGCTGCTCGCCAGATTTCAAGGACATCATTGTAAGTCGAGTGGGACCACTTAACCGCACTCACGGATTCTCTTCCTTCAAGTTTGTCCCCAATACAGATGACCAGATCATCCTGGCTCTCAAGTCAGAGGAAGACGCCGGAAAGATTGCCACGTACGTCACGGCCTTCACGCTTGACGGACGCATCCTTTTACCTGAAACCAAGATCGGGGATGTAAAATATGAGGGCTTGGAGTTCATATAG
- the LOC116706978 gene encoding soluble calcium-activated nucleotidase 1 isoform X1 gives MICLHTQDLIVEESLLMESLARPPSSMPAPAGFTRLEQNEPLNTLRISVGGLPMLASMANTTDPRFRLKWRPIVAVAFSLAVLILLFIHLSMGLRSHSYDSPSWRAMHSDAQWSDSHYNDTYPLSRPEQTPRGTRYRIGVIADLDTSSRSDKKLTWFSYMRRGHLLLSQSGDKVAVEWDADRVVLESHLSEKGRGMELSELVVFNGKLYSVDDRTGIVYQIDGDKIVPWVILPDGDGSVAKGFKAEWLAVKDKHLYVGGLGKEWTTTQGEFVNNNPEWVKVVGFRGDVQHENWVPKYKSLKSAAGIQPPGYLIHESAAWSDILQRWFFLPRRASKERYEETADERRGTNLVLSCSPDFKDIIVSRVGPLNRTHGFSSFKFVPNTDDQIILALKSEEDAGKIATYVTAFTLDGRILLPETKIGDVKYEGLEFI, from the exons ATGATCTGCCTGCATACACAGGATTTGATTGTTGAAGAGAGTCTGCTTATGGAGA GTCTCGCTCGGCCTCCGTCCTCCATGCCTGCTCCTGCAGGCTTCACCCGACTGGAGCAGAATGAGCCTTTGAACACTCTACGGATCTCTGTCGGAGGACTCCCTATGTTGGCTTCCATGGCCAACACCACTGACCCTCGTTTCCGCCTTAAATGGAGGCCCATTGTGGCAGTGGCCTTCTCCCTGGCTGTGCTTATCCTGCTCTTCATCCACTTAAGCATGGGTTTGCGCTCCCACTCTTACGACTCACCCAGCTGGAGAGCCATGCACAGTGACGCCCAGTGGTCCGATTCCCATTACAACGACACCTACCCTCTCAGTCGACCGGAGCAAACGCCACGGGGCACCCGCTACCGCATTGGGGTCATTGCCGATCTGGACACAAGTTCTCGTAGTGACAAAAAGCTGACGTGGTTCAGCTACATGCGACGGGGGCACCTGTTGCTGTCCCAAAGTGGTGACAAGGTAGCAGTTGAATGGGATGCGGACAGGGTGGTGCTTGAAAGCCACCTTTCGGAGAAGGGCAGGGGTATGGAGCTGTCTGAGCTGGTGGTGTTCAACGGGAAGCTCTACAGCGTCGATGACAGGACGGGCATCGTCTACCAAATTGATGGTGACAAGATTGTGCCCTGGGTCATCTTACCCGACGGTGACGGCAGCGTTGCCAAAG GGTTCAAAGCCGAGTGGCTGGCGGTCAAGGACAAGCACCTGTATGTCGGCGGTCTGGGGAAAGAGTGGACCACCACTCAAGGCGAGTTTGTCAACAACAACCCAGAGTGGGTCAAAGTAGTGGGCTTCCGAGGGGATGTACAACATGAGAACTGGGTTCCCAAGTACAAATCCCTCAAGTCCGCTGCAGGGATACAGCCTCCAG GGTATCTCATCCACGAGTCAGCAGCGTGGAGCGACATCCTGCAGCGCTGGTTTTTCCTCCCTCGCCGCGCCAGCAAGGAGCGCTACGAGGAGACTGCCGACGAGCGTCGAGGCACGAACCTCGTCCTTAGCTGCTCGCCAGATTTCAAGGACATCATTGTAAGTCGAGTGGGACCACTTAACCGCACTCACGGATTCTCTTCCTTCAAGTTTGTCCCCAATACAGATGACCAGATCATCCTGGCTCTCAAGTCAGAGGAAGACGCCGGAAAGATTGCCACGTACGTCACGGCCTTCACGCTTGACGGACGCATCCTTTTACCTGAAACCAAGATCGGGGATGTAAAATATGAGGGCTTGGAGTTCATATAG